A stretch of DNA from Pleurodeles waltl isolate 20211129_DDA chromosome 3_2, aPleWal1.hap1.20221129, whole genome shotgun sequence:
GAAGGATCGAACCTGCTGAGCAGTTGGCTTCCTTCTGCCGTAGACCAGCTTCTCTTCCTGCTCCAGCTTTACTCCCTGCTCCTGGGCACCATCTTGTGATTCCTGTGTACATTTTCCACACTTATTCAAAAATTACATGTGCCTAAGTTACCAAGTCACAGCGAACATTATGTGCTCTAAGCACATTCAAGCAAAACTTGAGTTTTTCTTTTCTCAATGCGGTGCATTGTATTCGTTATGGTGAGCGCTAACCCACTGGGACTAACATACATTTGCAAGCCGGTACCAAAACCTCTCTCAGTTCTTCGAGTTATAGCATTCTGAAGCCAATAAACTACTCTGGTAAGACTGATATTCCGGCTAAACAACTGAGGAGTGATTCAAGAAAACAACTTCACGCTGGCACTGCCCTAGAAGAGAAAGTCCAATGCCCAGGATCAGAGCAAAATCTAGTGCCAGGAGGTTTTACTTTCTACAGAGAAATTATTTTGGTGATAAGGGGAGAACTGAGATAAAATTCATAACGCTTGCTCAATTTATTAAAAGACAGCCAGCATCTTATGATAATAGAGTTGAGACAATCACTGGCACTATGCTGCAGAGCATTCAAAGCTTAAAGTAAACCTATCTACCCATACCCTCAAGATCTGCAAAGTACTAAGAACCCTGTTGAGCTGGAAAGAAGTACTGGTAAATGGGACAGATCAGGCCTTGTATTTAGTGTAGTGTGCCTGTATAGTCTAAAAGCAATGCACAACAGGAATTCATTGAATCTAGAAATTGTGGTGCCCACTGCTATAATGCTGTAGTAGTGGTTGTGATAATGCTGTTGCTGGGTTGCAGTCACCAAGATAGCTTAAAATGTAACACTTTCTGCTGCGATCTATAGTTtataatttcaaattgcaaaaaggcTAACCAGCCCACTAAATAGAGAAGGTACTAGCCTGTTCTAATCAATATACACCCAGCAGAAGAAATAGGGAGTAACATATACACAACAGTGTGTGTGTGCAAGCTTCAAACTGTATTGCTGTCTAGTAGTATGTCAACCTAAGTAGCACGTGGAATTTTGCTGCACAATAAGGTCTAGTAAACACTTCAAACTCTTAGCACATTACTAAGTGACCAGTACTTATACTGGTCCATTACCAATGACCGTACTGACCCTTCCTTCCTACCGATCCTGCTATTATGACTCATGGAACGTTGTCTTTATATTCACAACAATGCATTTGAAAAAGCTCTTGGTGTACCTGCCCAAGCCATATAATTGTCAACggtaacaacaacagagacctacATATTCTTCTATAATAAACAAGAGCTCAAATACCCACTGAAATTGATCCAGATATGCTTTACATAGAAAGTCTTTGTAATCGGAGTGCGGATTCGTGCGGAACTTTCATTGTGTCTGGCGATAAGGGCTACACCTAGAGACGATCAATCCACAACTCATACTAAATTGTTTCTTCTTGGATAACTTGGGAGTGAATGCCTGTTGTGTGCCTCTTCTCCAATAACTTGTTCAAGGACACAAAATGTCTGTTGCTAAAAAGATATTTATTGCTGCATACATACAAGAGCCCATAAAGATAAACACCAATGCTCTGGAGGTCGTAAGTCAACTGCTGTAACAGCCAAGTTGAACCAGCCAGAGCAACTCGGTTTACCTTAAATCATAACAATCCTTAAGGGCTCGCAGGGCCAGTTTCAGAACACAGCTTGTATAAACACAAGTTCTTATAGAACCTAATGGCACATGCATCACCTAACAATCTAAAGCACGCACTGCGTTTAACTATTTATTAACACAGGTatatacacaacaccctccccttttcaatcaaacaaaataaataaataaaaagtaagcaaataaaaacaaactaaatcaaataaaggtaaaattaaaacataacactaatacattttacatataAAAATCCTGACATTTTCTGGGCATACTCACATTCCTTTGTAGTCTTTGCTGCTTTATATTAGTTTTAAAGTCTTCTGATACCTCTTCCGGTAACACCATTTCTTGACAATTTAAAGAGGCAAATGCCTCATTCACCTCAATACACAAATCATGGCCAGTTCAACTATGAAATTGTATATCACAAAGAAAATCATAATCCTGGCTGCTTTCAGCACCCTTCTGtgaaataatgttttttgtttgtgttcCTGTAATTTTTACTATATCTCTTTTGCTCCACCATCCTTTGTTGTGAAGAACCACCGATCCCTTGGATACTTTATCCACTAGACAAGGTCTAAAAAAAATTGAGTCACCTTTTGTAATTCGGTTGGGAATTCTGACTAAAACCCAATCCCCAACTTGCACATCCACCATTTTCGCCTTGTGTTTtccgtcaattttttttttttatttactttgattACTTAGTACCGTGGACTTAACTTCTGATATATCTTCACATTTCTTGTTATTCATTTCCCTCATCCAATCTGGTAATATGCCACAACTGGGCAGACGTTTACGCCATAACACAAATGGACAAGCGCCAGTAGTGCTATGTGGAGTCAACAAATATGACCATATTTTGTTTCTCAGAAAAAGTTTAACATCTTGACCCATTGCCAATGCAGACTGAATTCCTTCCTTCAAAAATATGTTGATTCGTTCAACTAGACCATTTGAAGATGGAGAATAAAGAGCAATTTTGACCTGTGTAATACTATGTTGACTCAAGTAATCCACCATCTTTTTAGACATGAAGTGTGTTCCATTATCTTTAACAATTTATTTTGGAGTACCTTCAATAGCAAAAATATCCTCCAAAAATTTGATTGCAGAAACAGTGTCAGGTTTTGATGTGAATCCAACATacacccattttgaaaaataatctattaGCACAATCATATACTTCAAAGAACATGGAAGTAAATCAAATGGGCCAGCAAAATCTAGTGCTACCCTATGCCAGGCACTGTCTGGATAAGAAACATTCTGAAGAGGTGTTTCATGaattttccaatgtttgtcagaaacTAAGCAATTAGTGCAATTAACTATAAAATTAGATACTTGTGAGTCCATACTAGGCCACCAATAGAATTGTCTAAGGGGCTTGCAGGCGCTACTTATTCCTAAGTGCCCTTTATGTACTTCTTCAATTAACATCTTCCTTACCGAAAATGGGGGTACCAATCGGTCAGCACATACCAAAACACCATCCACTGAGAGTTCATCAGCAACTTGAACATAGGGACGAAGTGATCCTTCCACACTTCATTCACGAAGCCAACCGGAATGCAAAAATTAGGTGACTTGTCAAAATGGAATCCTTGCTTAAAGCTTCCACCCAGTTTTTGTGGGACAGAACACCTTGGTCAAGTAAAACATCTTCAATCATCAAAACCACACATTCAGTTTCACCATCCATGCATTTCTATTCATTAACAGGCAACCTAGAAAGACAGTCTGCTCTGACATTTTTACCTCCTGGAATATATTTGAGAATAAAATCATACTCTTGCAGTTTAGAAAGTAGTCTAACTAGCCTCGCTGAAGCCTTAACTGTACCAGTACCTCTCAGCAGATGAataagtggtttatgatcagtgtaCATGTCAAATTGATTTCCCCATATGTAGTTCTTAAATCTCTCCACTGCCCAAGAACATGTTAATGCCTCACGTTCAACTGTGCTGTAATGAGACTCCGCAGAACTTAAAGAACGCAAGGCAAAAGCAGTGGTGTTTTCTTGCCCTTGAACCCATTGAGAAAGTACAGCACCCAGGCCTAATTGACTTGTGTCTACCAAAATTAAACATCTCTCACCAGCAATGAAAGGTGATAAGGCAGGTGCTGAaacaatcatgttttttttttacattcttgaaAGCTTTATCAATTTCCTCAGACCAAATATATTTAGTTCCCTTCTTCAACAAATTTCTTAAAAGCTGTACAATGTATGCATACCCCTTGATGAATCTAGAATAATATTTACTAAGGCCTAAAAAGGACCTAAGGGTGTACTTCTCTCCAGGAGCTTCTGCATCCTGGATAGCTTTCACTAAAGAATACTTTGGAGAAATACCATTGGGGCTAATTGTGtgtcttaaatattcaaaaatgttAACATTAATCCTACATTTGTCAGCACATAACGTAATACCAAACTTTTTAAACCTATCAAAAAAGTTTTTCAAGATTCTGTTATGCTCAGCTAAAGTATCTGCAAAAATAAGAACATCATCCTGGAAGGCCTGTGTTCCCACAATCCCTTCCAACATTAGGTCCATGAGCCTCTGAAAAACACTGGCCGCTGACTCCAACCCAAATGGTAGTCTAATGAATTTATaagcaccaaaaggtgtaatgaaggtTGTAAGTTCTTGAGAAGCCTGATCAAGTGGGATTTGACGGTATGCTGATTTTAGATCCAGCAGAGAAAAGAACTGAGAATATCCAATATTGGCTAGAAGTTCTTGCACTTTGGGTAAAGGATGGGACTCAACAACTATGTTTCTATTAAGAGTGCGAAGGTAAGCACACAATCTTAAAGAACCATCCTTTTTATGAACAAGAACAATGGGACTGACCCATTCAGATGGTCCTGCATCAACAATAATGCCCTCCTTTACCATTTTCTAATGCTGAGCGGTACTGGACGAACTTTATGAGCTTCTGGGATAGCATTTTTCTTCAATTTGATTGAATGAATATAATTTAGTATGTGCCCCAGTGAACCTTTGAATACTTCAGGGTATGTCGGAGATATGTCCTCAGACAACAATTTATCTTGAAATTGAATCATGGAAAGAGGCATATTATTTACACAAATTTACACAGGATGTTCTGCACCAGGTACCAGCATGAGGTCCAACTTAGCCAAATCACAACCACCAAATAGGTGTCTACCCTTAACAGCAACGTAAATCTTAGTAAAAATACTCCTGCCTAGGCAAAATAGTTGAGCCTCAAAATAACTGACCATGTCAATATCTTTATCCCCATAGGCCTTAGGATGAACACCAGTAGCTTTTAATTTCACTCACCCTGCCTTTCCAATGTTTGTTGAACAAAGTGTCTGAGATGATAGTGATAGGTGCACCGGAATCACACATCATAACCATAGTAGTATAATCACCAATTTGTACTTGGCACTCAGGATCTTTGATTCTAGTACttgcattttcttcaatttctaAATTAAGAAGCAAATTTGACAAATCTAGTGTATCATTATTTTCATCCAAACTGATACTTTGAACCTTCAGATTGTTGCTAGCTTTACAAACACTATAGAAATGTCCTATTTTCTACATCTTGTGCAGCGTTTCCCATGAGCTGGGCCTTGAGGGAAATTGCCCAGATGTGTTCTtgaaccacacctaaaacaaattAGATTACATTTAAGAGTATTACTTTTCCCACTTTTGACCTGAACTAGGTCTACCTGTTCTTCTTCCCTAATTGAATTTACAGCATTCGAAGAATTAATGCATTTGTGACAACACGTGAAGAAATTTATGATCTTTCAATACTTTTAGCTAAGCTCAATACTGCACTCAACGATGGATCCCTACAGCttaataacctttcttgatttttttttcgaGTTACAACTGTAAACAAACTGATCACATATATAATAAGTATCAAGTGCTCTTAAGGCTGACACAAAATCTTCAACAGATTCATCTGGAGATTGTCTCTTTTTACAAAAATGAAACCTCTCTAGAAGGAATTTCTTCTCTAAACGTGCAATGGCTTCTGCAAAAACGTTCCAATCTCCTGCTGCATCCTCAGCAGGAACAATTTTAGGTAGGTTGTCAAACACATGCTGTCCTTCACTGCCAAGATGACTAAATAAAATATCTGCTTTACGTCTGGGTTCATAATCATCTGCACCAACAGCAACCAAATAGTTTTCAAAAGAGCGTAACCAACATTTCCATTTACCAGGTGGTTTTCCAGGTTGCTGCAGGAATGGAGTAATATTGGCTAAGTTGCTTGCAGGTAAGTAAGACATGTTTTATGTAATAAACAAGATGTAGATATAATTTAAATTAAGTATAAAGTAGTTTCCTAACAAAATAATCCTAAAGAACAaccaaaggtgtgcctgtcaccgacaAACACATGTAGAAAATAAACTAGGGCAGACTTGTTGTGTCTATCAATTCCAATATAAATAGCTGAGTTCTACGTTAGTAGTGATAAATAGTCAAGGTATGCTTGTCACCCACAAGCAAATGCAGGAAATAATTACAGTAACGTGCCTATCACCGTTGATAGGCTCCTGAAAAATCAGACCCAAACAGCCAGAGTGAAAATAAATACTGTCATATGGTGTGTGCACAACACTGCGCATGCACCAAAATAAGACACCTTACAGGAAGTTGTTTCTGAGCTGTCAAAATAAAAGCCTGCAGCCGGACCTTCTGTCTTCAGGGAACATGATGAAATGCTGCCACAACTGCTGGAAGCCAACCAATACCAATTATTCACTGTGTTCAGTAAATCAGCATAAACAGCCTGCAGAAAATATTCCTTGTGTGCTCGTAaataaaatatctccaacaactGCTTAACTTCTTTTTAACGCTCGTCGCCAAATTGTTGTATGCCTCTTCTCCAATAACTTGTTCAAGGACACGAAATGCATGTTGCCGTAAAGATATTTATTGCTGCATACATACAAGAGCCCACAAAGAGAAACACCAATGCTCTGGAGGTCATAAGTCAACTGCTGTAACAGCCAAGCTGAACCAGCCAGAGCAACTCGGTTGCCCTTAAATCATAACAATCCTTATGGGCTCGCAGAGCCAGTTTCAGAACACAGCTTGTATAAACACAAGTTCTTATAGAACCTAATGGCACGTGCATCACCTAACAACCGAAAGCAAGCACTGCGTTTAACCATTTAACTACACCCAGAGACGATCAATCCACAACTCATACTAAATTGTTTCTTCTTGGATAACTTGGGAATGAATGCCTAACCTGTTTATGTTTTTTAGACAGAAGCCACCTGAAATTCTCGGTAAACAAAGCAACCCTTTTGTAACATCCATTTTCAGCTGCTGTTGTCAGTGCTCGTGCTACAATCTATTCTCTGGACACTTTTTATTACCTTAAAGCTTCAAGCAAATATCTTTAACACAGTGGAACTTGAATGCCAGAAAATAAAAGCCACACAGGCAGGTGGCCGAATAAGGTTAAAGTAAGCAGTATTGCCACCCAGGCTTAACCTCCAACACCTCTGTACAACCCGACACTGCTCCGATGTCACCATagaaagcactctacctcacccctcTGGCAATACAGAACTAAAGACATCACCGCGCTGCGCCCCATACCTGTGTCCTCGATGGACAAACTTAGTAACGGTACTAAGTCTGATGTTTGAGATTGAGGGGATGTTACTTTACCATGAATACCAGTGCCAGACAGTCAATTGTAATACAGACCTACAACGTATCAACCTAAATCTATACAAGCAATCacaaactctgctttctgaaagTCAAGTTgccatccccctccccctccccctcaaaaACGTCAAAATGGCCAGTGTTGGAAGTCAGTCAAGCTTGGTGGGGAAAGACAGTCATAATGGAGTAGACAACGACCTTGTCTGGGTATATTAGCATTTTAGGGAAGCAGGTAACCCACTACAGTCGTAATCCACATAATAAACTAAGCAACATAAATGCTTTAGAAGAAAAGCAGGCATGAAGAACCACAGCACGAACCAGGAACGAGATTTTAATAAACATGTACTAGGTAGCCTTTTGATGCTAGAGATCTTAATATAtttcacatatacaaaacacagtcaGCTCTTCACAGTCCGTGCCACCTATTAGAAACCACCGTTGTGCGGACATGAGACTTGAATGATAACACTCTAGGTGGGACAATGATATAAAAGTGCCTGATGTGCATCCTTAAACTAAAGGTGGGTTCAAGAAACAAAGCAGGATAGGACTAGGTTCCGCCAGCTCTCAAGCACACCAGAAACAAGACCAAGTCTCTATATTTAAGCAGCATTTTCAAAAATGGAAGCCCAGAGACCCTTTACGTTGTGGGTTTGCGAAACTGAGGAGGTGTCAGCAAACACCAGCGTAATACCAGAACAATCAGTTGGTAAGGCACATTCCACGTAGGGTATAAAGTGTTAAGCGGGCAGGTCTGTCACCCGTTAGCCTCCACAGTCCCAGTAGCTCATTTGAATGAGAACAAGATTAAGGCCGCTGAACAGATAAGCATCAAGACCGCCACCTCCGAGAGTTTTTTCAGCTGCCACCGGTCTCCGAGGCCCTTTCTGCGCCGCTGTAGCACCTCGCGCCTCCATCTCATGTACTGCTCCCGTTCAAGCTGCTCGCCGTAGTGGGCTCGATAGAACTCGTCGAAGTCGAAGACTGGCTTGGTGGGAGTGTAGCGGGACGACCCTGGCATGCTCTGTGTCCTCTTGGCCGCGGTAGACCCCTCCACCTTCACCGATGGTTTCCCCGCAGCCCGCACGTCCTCTTGGCTTAGGGTGCCTCGGTCGTACTTCTTGCGCAGGGCGACGCTGCCCAGGATGAGGTAAGCCTCGCTGATCTCGGTGAAGCGCAGCGCTGCCTCCTCGTCGCCGTTGTTGCGGTCCGGGTGGAAGCGGAAGGACTGGCGGTAGTAGGCTGTCTTGATCTGGGACTGCGTGGCGGAGCCGGTGACGCCAAGGATATCGTAGTAGGCGGTCGGGCTGCGGAGGAGCGGTTCCTTCTGGGCGCCGTTGTTCCTTCCAGCTCCGTTACTTGTGGAGTAAACCCTGGTGAATACGTTATGGTGGCCGGCAGCAGAGAAGCCACCCCTGGTGCTTGATGAAAGCTTGGAACTCGTGCAGGGCGCGATGCTGCACTCCCTGAAAGCTGCTGTCAGGA
This window harbors:
- the DNAJC30 gene encoding dnaJ homolog subfamily C member 30, mitochondrial; this encodes MMAEVGRRLLWVPAPWGQVVRAKGTREHHGGVLGLKKVPLGHWRGVMCKEYPSVAKEVGCFEEGNLLFGLQSGVRELQSRTGNRKKYHALSKRNVKSLGQVTGVLGELVVGQQERGSRKQHQGALSRAAGIPEESGPSHWRRPEGAPGHELDAPRVLCFLLRSCAASDEHRLSLSSSPPGSGTARTHSVISDSTGTIVGAAVHPAHHGFLTAAFRECSIAPCTSSKLSSSTRGGFSAAGHHNVFTRVYSTSNGAGRNNGAQKEPLLRSPTAYYDILGVTGSATQSQIKTAYYRQSFRFHPDRNNGDEEAALRFTEISEAYLILGSVALRKKYDRGTLSQEDVRAAGKPSVKVEGSTAAKRTQSMPGSSRYTPTKPVFDFDEFYRAHYGEQLEREQYMRWRREVLQRRRKGLGDRWQLKKLSEVAVLMLICSAALILFSFK